The following coding sequences are from one Dermacentor andersoni chromosome 5, qqDerAnde1_hic_scaffold, whole genome shotgun sequence window:
- the LOC126532236 gene encoding ipis-1-like: protein MSLRFANRLYAGLDVRLSPEFVALVNSSYRASVANVDFVADPEAARHAINEWVFRETASKIVELLPPGSVDSATCVALVNAVYFRGSWAELFDPELTTLEPFYETPTRSRKVKMMYRTGRFAVGRHEGLGISLITIPYRNQNVSMVVLLPDKVDGLDDLERRITPSELAAMIASVSGSTKVRLKLPRFKLSTTSDLRRALSALGVTDLFSSRADLSGVAVTGGGSSQATHGNPGCGGSASSLTGGVSVALHRAALEVTEEGTEAAAGSASVVTRRDLRAVEFTADHPFMFLVRTHGPGAVVLFVGNVRHVQDVDA, encoded by the exons ATGAGTCTTCGTTTTGCCAACCGGCTGTACGCGGGCCTCGACGTACGACTGTCCCCCGAGTTCGTGGCGCTTGTCAACTCGTCGTACAGGGCCTCGGTGGCCAACGTCGACTTCGTCGCCGACCCTGAAGCCGCGCGGCATGCCATCAACGAGTGGGTGTTCCGAGAGACAGCGTCCAAGATTGTGGAGCTTCTACCGCCCGGTTCAGTGGACTCGGCCACATGCGTGGCGCTTGTCAACGCCGTCTACTTCAGAGGCAGCTGGGCGGAGCTGTTCGATCCTGAGCTCACCACGCTGGAGCCCTTTTATGAGACGCCCACGCGCAGTCGCAAGGTGAAGATGATGTACAGGACGGGACGCTTCGCCGTCGGACGCCACGAGGGCCTTGGAATCAGTCTGATCACGATTCCGTACAG AAACCAGAACGTTTCCATGGTTGTGCTGCTGCCGGACAAGGTAGACGGGCTGGATGACCTCGAACGGCGCATCACGCCCTCGGAGCTGGCCGCCATGATCGCCAGCGTGAGCGGCTCCACCAAG GTCCGTCTGAAGCTGCCTCGCTTCAAGCTGTCGACGACATCTGACTTGCGCCGCGCCCTGTCTGCGCTGGGCGTCACCGATTTGTTCAGCTCGCGCGCCGACCTCTCGGGCGTCGCCGTTACCGGCGGTGGCAGCAGCCAGGCCACCCACGGTAACCCGGGCTGCGGCGGCTCAGCTTCTTCGCTCACCGGCGGCGTCTCGGTGGCTCTGCACCGAGCTGCTCTTGAGGTGACCGAGGAAGGCACCGAGGCTGCGGCAGGCTCAGCTTCGGTCGTCACCCGCCGAGACCTGCGCGCCGTCGAGTTCACGGCCGATCACCCGTTCATGTTCCTAGTGCGAACCCACGGGCCTGGTGCAGTAGTGCTTTTCGTGGGAAACGTGCGCCATGTGCAAGACGTTGACGCGTGA